The Natrinema pellirubrum DSM 15624 region AGGACCGACCGGTTCTCGAGGCCGCACTCGAATCGCGTTCCGGCGAGAGCGATCCGATCGCTCGAGAGCGCGCACTGTTCGATGTCACCCTGATCACCGACGAGCCGGCCCGCATCTCGGAGTACGGCGTTTACAGCCGTGGGTCGTCCGTTGCGACGTTTCGGGCCGACGGCGTCGTCGTGGCCACGCCGGCCGGCACCCACGGGTACGCCAGCGCCGTCGACGCACCGCAGCTATCGGCGGCCGTCGACGCCGTCGCGGTCGCCCCCATCGGTCCGTTCGTGACCCAGACGCGACAGTGGGTCCTGCCGAACGACGGGCTGGACGTTACGGTCGAGCGCGAGGAAAGCGACGTGACGCTCGTTGCCGACGGCGACGCCGTCGGCGCCGTCACTACCGACCGGCGAGTCACCGTCGCCGTTACCGACCGGCTATCGACGCTCTCGGTCCCGGAACGGCGTCTCGCGGACGACTGAAAGCGCGCGAAAAACGGCGTCGATCGCGGAGCGACGGACCGCACGGGAGCTACCCGTTGTACGGCTCCTCGTCGCGGTGGTTATCCGGGTTCTGGTTCTCGAGGGCGTCGTCCTCCCGGTCGACCGATCCCTCGTCGATGTCCTGCTCGCGCTCTCGTTCGGCCTCCCGCTCGCGGGCCTCTTTCTCCTCCTCAGTGAGCCCCTCTTCGTCGCGGGCCTCTTCGGGATCGGTCGCCTCGTGTTCGAGTTGGATGTCGCGCCCGTGTTCGTCCTTGCCGGTGTCGTCGCGTTCGTCGGATGTATCGGACATGGTGATCCCGTCCGGGGATACCCGCGGTCCGCGAAAAGGCGTTGGGCTTGCGACTGGCGGCCTGGGATGTTCCGCCGTTTCCGGCCCGTAGCGCACCGGTTACCAGGGATCGCCGGAGGCGAGATCGATCTCGCCGTCACCCTTCTCCGAGGGGCAGACGTCCGCCAGTACGCAGTCGCCGCAGTCTGGGTTTTGTGCCGTACAGACCGCCCGTCCGTGATCGATACAGAGGTGGGTAAACTCCTGCCAGCTCCCCTCGGGGACGATCTCGATCAGGTCCTCCTCGATGCGTTCGGGGTACTCCTCCTCGGTCAGCCCTAGCCGCCGCGAGAGCCGCTGGACGTGCGTGTCGACGACGATTCCCTCGACGATGTCGTGGCCGTGCTGGAGGACGACGTTGGCCGTCTTCCGACCCACTCCCGATAGCTCGGTCAGTTCGTCCATCGTGTCGGGCACCTCGCCGTCGTGGTCCTCGAGGATCGTCGCACAGGAGTCGCGGATGTACCCCGCCTTGCTGTTGTAGTAGGTGATCGAGTTCAGGTCCTCGGCGAGTTCGTCCTGATCGACGGTCGCGTAGTCTTCGGGGCCGTCGTACTTCTCGAAGAGGTGTTTCGTCTCCTTGTTGACCCGTTCGTCCGTACACTGGGCCGAGAGGATCACCGCGATCAGCAGCTCGAGGCGGTTCGAGTACCGCAACGAGATCGTCGAGTCGGGGTATTCGTCCTCGAGGCGGTCGACCACTACCTCGGCTTGGGCCTGCGTCGAGTCCCGTGGCGTTCCCATAAGGCGTGGTTAGCGTCGGCTCGTTTCAGCGTTCGGGTTCGGGTCGGCGGATGCCGTGAGCTTTAAGCGGCCTTCAGCCACCTATCAGGGTATGAAAGCCACGGCCATGGCCCACCCCATTCAGGGACTGGTCAAGTATCACGGGATGCGCGACGAGATCGAGCGGCTCCCCTATCACGACAGTATCAGCGTCTGTACGGCCCCCAGCCACACCCGCACGACCGTCGAGTTCTCGATGGATTACGACGAGGACACCTTCATCGTCGACGGCGAGGAACTCGAGGGGCGAGCGTACGAACGGGTCGAGGCCGTCGTCGAGAAGGCCCGCTCGAAGTCCGACGCCGCCCACACCGTCTACCCGGTCCGCCTCGAGAGCGAGAACAGCTTCCCGACGAACGTCGGGCTGGGGTCGTCCTCCTCGGGCTTTGCGGCCGCGGCGATGGCCCTGGCCGAGGCGGCCGAACTGGACGCCTCGAAGGGGGAGATTTCGACGATCGCCCGCGTCGGGTCGGCCTCGGCCGCGCGAGCAGTCACCGGCGCTTTCTCGCATCTCCGCACCGGGATGAACGACGAGGACTGTCGCTCCGAACGGGTCCCCTCGAACCTCCACGAGGATCTCAAGATCATCGTCGGCCTCGTTCCCTACCACAAGGATACCGACGACGCCCACCGCGAGGCCGCCGACAGCCACATGTTCCAGGCCCGCAACGCCCACATCCACGAACAGATCGCGAAGATGCGTGACTCCCTGCGCAACGACGACTTCGAGGGCGTGTTCGAACGCGCCGAACACGACTCGCTGTCGCTGGCCGCGACGACCATGACCGGTCCCTCGGGCTGGGTCTACTGGCAGCCGGCCACCCTCGCGATCTTCAACACAGTCCGTGAACTCCGCGAGGAGGAAGACATCCCCGTCTACTTCTCGACGGACACCGGAGCCAGCGTCTACGTCAACACCACGGAGGAACACGCCGACGAGGTCGAGGAAGCCGTCGCCGACTGCGGCGTCTCCACCACCGTCTGGGACGTCGGTGGCCCCGCACGGCTGCTCGAGGACGACGACCACCTGTTCTGAGGACCGGGCCGTAAGACGGCCCCCGACCGCTGCTGATCGGTGTCGTTTCGTCGGCTCGAGGGCGAGAGGGCCGTCGTACTGCCGTTCCGGATCCTCGTTTTCAGTAGGCTGTGCTGAATGAACCTTATATACCGTGTGGCCGAGTATGGGCGTAGTGACTCGCTGATGGCCGATCTCGACAGGGACGATATGGCGATTCTCCACGTACTGCAGGACGACGCCCGGAACGCAACCACCGAGTCGATCGGCGATCGAGTCGATCTCGCTTCGAGTACCGTCGCAGCACGGATCAACGACCTCGAGGAGCGAGGGATCATCACGGGCTATACGCCCGGGGTCGACTACGAGGCGGCCGGGTTCGAACACCGGATGCTGTTGGTCGGCACGATGCAGGGCGACGACGACGGGATCGTCGACGAGGTCGCCGACATCGAGAACGTCATCGGCGTCAGGCAGTTGCTGACCGACGAAGACGACCTCCACATCGAACTCGTGAGTCGATCGCAAGAACGCGCCGAGGAGATCGCCGACGATCTCAACGATCTCGGCGTCGAGGTCACGGAGACGAGCGTCGTCGTCGCGGCGAACGACCGGACGTTCAACCACCTCGGGAAGAAGTATACGACCGACGGCTGATTTCGTGGCAAGTTTTCCGAAGCGTATTCCGTCCTCGGCCGATTCGATGGGTGATTGAAGTCCCGCCGAAGAAATATACGATCGGAGATAGTTTTTAGGAGCCGACACCGATAGCGTGGGGTGATGTCCGACCCCCATTCGAAGATCACGGAGCGTCGCCCACCGAGCGAGACCGTCGTCAGGGCGGTCGCATCGGCTCTCGATACGACCCCGCTAGATCTCAGGCCGCCGCTGTACGAGCGGGTCGATCCCGAAGCCCTCGACTCGCTCGTCCGCTCCGGTTCGAGGGACCTTCGCGTCCGATTCCGATATCAGGGCCGGCCCGTCGTCGTAACGGGAGACGGGCGCGTCGAACTCCCGGCGGCGACCGAGAACGACTGCTCGAGCGAGGGGGCTACCGGGTGCGAGTGACTGCGTCTTAGACGAACCGACCAGTCAGTACGGGTCACTGTTCCGCCGATCGATCGGCTCCGCGATGCTACGTCCAGCGGTCCAGTCCCGTCTGCGTGACGCTCTCCTCGATGCGCTCGAAGCCGCGTTCGACCTCGCCGGCGTCGATGCCCCACTCTCCGGTGACGTACTCGCGTGCGGCCTCGAGATCCGGTTCGATCTCGGGGTCGAACCCGTAGTCGTCGGTTACGTCGGGATCGCGAAACAGCTGGCGGACCCGGTCGCCGTGTTCGACGTGATCGCCCCGCGCCTCGAGGACGCTCCAGAGATCGCCGTGTTCCGCGATCGCCGACAGCGCCGTCTTCGGACCGATCCCCGACACCCCGTCGTTGAAGTCGGTCCCGATGAGGATCGCCGCGTCGATCAACTGTTCGAGGGTCAGGTCGTGGCGCTTCAGCGTCGCCGCGAGGTCCATCAGTTCGGGGTCGCCCTTGCTGGTCAGCTGCCGCAAGGTAAGCGGCGCGCCGAAGAGTAAGGCGTCGTAGTCCTCGGAGCCGACGTAGTCGGCGTCGCCGTGTTTGACCATGTGGGCGGCCTGGGCCTCGCCTTCCGCCGGCGCTTCGACGATCGGCACGTCGAGCAGGCGCAGGAGTTCGCGGCTGGTCTCCTGAATCGTCGGCGTCAGCCGCTGGGTTCGGGACTCGAGTTGTGCGATAGCGACCGCGTCGCCCTCCTCGCGGGCGGTCTCGAGTTGTTCTTCGTAGCTGCGGCGCTGTTCGCGCCGGGACTCGATCTCGTCGTCTTTCAACTCGGAGGGGCCGCCGTCGAAGACCATCACCGGCGTGATGTCGTGTTCGAAGAACTTCGGCAGCCCCTGCACGATGCCGACGAGGTTAGCGACCTCGGTCCCGTCGGCGGTCGTGTACTTCGCGCTGTCGGTCCATTTGACCGTCGTCGTCAGATAGCGATAGAGCCAGTTGTGCGCGTCGACGGCGACGACACCCTCGATATCGTCGAAGGGGATCTCCTCGATCGCGGCGATCTCCCGGAGTGCAGCGTTTCCCATTGGCGGTAGTTGGGTCGACCGGGATTTGAATCGTTGGCTTCGGCCGCCTGCGGTACCGAGTCGATCAGCGTCGATACGAATCTTTATTCCGGTTACGAAATGAATATACACTAATTGATAACATGAATAACGCCTCGAGCCCTCGCCGTCGAGCAGTACTCGCCGGCGTCGGAACGCTACTCGGCGCGGGCGCGGGCTGTCTCGGCGCCGATCGGACGCCCGCCGCGAGCGAGGCCGACTGGCGAATGTACGGCCGCGATCCGGGCCGGACACGGTTCGTCCCGGACGCCACCCTGCCACGGGACGGCGTCGAGGTCGCTTGGTCGCGCTCGGTCAGTGCGTCCGGGTGGCTCCCGCCAGTCGTCGCGAACGGGACCGTCTACTGCCAGTCCGCCAACGGCCTGTTCGTCGTCGACGCGGAGACCGGCGACGGTGACGTCTCCAATACCTACGGTGGCTTCGGCCGGAGCGCCGGCCCGATGGCGTTCGCCTCGACGACGGTCTACCGGGACGGCGTGTTGCTCGTCCCCTACGGTGGCGTGATCGCCGGCTACGCCGCCGACCCTGACGGCTGGCCCGAGAGCGTCTCGGGACTCGGCGATGATCTGGCTCGCTGGTGGATCGACGATGAGGGGGTCGATGTGGCACCGCCCGGCGGATTCGGTGCGGATGCGACACTGTCCGGTACACCGGTCGTCGCGGACGGGACCGTCGTTAGCCTCCATCCGCAGGGAACCGTTTCGGCCGTCACCCCCGACGACGGCAGTGAGTGCTGGCGATACGCCCTCGCGGCCGCCAACCCCGACGACGAGTACTCGCTCGTTCCCATCGACCACGTCGTCGACACCACAACCGGGACCGTCGTCGTGAAAGGGCGCGTCCTGGGCGGACCGGTGCTTGTCGGACTCGACCTCGTGGACGGCACTCGCCAGTGGACCGTCGGCGAGGGACGGACGCTCGAGTGGCGGGTCGAGGCCGGCAACAGCATGACGGCACGCGGCGGGACGGTCTACACCGTCGGATGGACGGAATCGGACTCGGGACGGGCGGTTCGGATCCGCGAACTCGACGCGGCATCGGGGGATCGCGGCTGGACTCGCCCGCTCGACCGCGGCGCTCACGTCGGACTC contains the following coding sequences:
- the fen gene encoding flap endonuclease-1, with product MGNAALREIAAIEEIPFDDIEGVVAVDAHNWLYRYLTTTVKWTDSAKYTTADGTEVANLVGIVQGLPKFFEHDITPVMVFDGGPSELKDDEIESRREQRRSYEEQLETAREEGDAVAIAQLESRTQRLTPTIQETSRELLRLLDVPIVEAPAEGEAQAAHMVKHGDADYVGSEDYDALLFGAPLTLRQLTSKGDPELMDLAATLKRHDLTLEQLIDAAILIGTDFNDGVSGIGPKTALSAIAEHGDLWSVLEARGDHVEHGDRVRQLFRDPDVTDDYGFDPEIEPDLEAAREYVTGEWGIDAGEVERGFERIEESVTQTGLDRWT
- the nth gene encoding endonuclease III, which translates into the protein MGTPRDSTQAQAEVVVDRLEDEYPDSTISLRYSNRLELLIAVILSAQCTDERVNKETKHLFEKYDGPEDYATVDQDELAEDLNSITYYNSKAGYIRDSCATILEDHDGEVPDTMDELTELSGVGRKTANVVLQHGHDIVEGIVVDTHVQRLSRRLGLTEEEYPERIEEDLIEIVPEGSWQEFTHLCIDHGRAVCTAQNPDCGDCVLADVCPSEKGDGEIDLASGDPW
- a CDS encoding HalOD1 output domain-containing protein; translated protein: MSDPHSKITERRPPSETVVRAVASALDTTPLDLRPPLYERVDPEALDSLVRSGSRDLRVRFRYQGRPVVVTGDGRVELPAATENDCSSEGATGCE
- the mvaD gene encoding phosphomevalonate decarboxylase MvaD encodes the protein MKATAMAHPIQGLVKYHGMRDEIERLPYHDSISVCTAPSHTRTTVEFSMDYDEDTFIVDGEELEGRAYERVEAVVEKARSKSDAAHTVYPVRLESENSFPTNVGLGSSSSGFAAAAMALAEAAELDASKGEISTIARVGSASAARAVTGAFSHLRTGMNDEDCRSERVPSNLHEDLKIIVGLVPYHKDTDDAHREAADSHMFQARNAHIHEQIAKMRDSLRNDDFEGVFERAEHDSLSLAATTMTGPSGWVYWQPATLAIFNTVRELREEEDIPVYFSTDTGASVYVNTTEEHADEVEEAVADCGVSTTVWDVGGPARLLEDDDHLF
- a CDS encoding NAD(+)/NADH kinase; its protein translation is MDAAWSAGDSPVVGVVDPEDDETEPIEVDRLEGAVADAGGTVVDGGLEGVLAATPSLLVIPGEAGLSALTRAGVDTPVLPVGPVCGIESVDRERLSDAVRQVLRGAATRQDRPVLEAALESRSGESDPIARERALFDVTLITDEPARISEYGVYSRGSSVATFRADGVVVATPAGTHGYASAVDAPQLSAAVDAVAVAPIGPFVTQTRQWVLPNDGLDVTVEREESDVTLVADGDAVGAVTTDRRVTVAVTDRLSTLSVPERRLADD
- a CDS encoding Lrp/AsnC family transcriptional regulator, which gives rise to MADLDRDDMAILHVLQDDARNATTESIGDRVDLASSTVAARINDLEERGIITGYTPGVDYEAAGFEHRMLLVGTMQGDDDGIVDEVADIENVIGVRQLLTDEDDLHIELVSRSQERAEEIADDLNDLGVEVTETSVVVAANDRTFNHLGKKYTTDG
- a CDS encoding outer membrane protein assembly factor BamB family protein — encoded protein: MNNASSPRRRAVLAGVGTLLGAGAGCLGADRTPAASEADWRMYGRDPGRTRFVPDATLPRDGVEVAWSRSVSASGWLPPVVANGTVYCQSANGLFVVDAETGDGDVSNTYGGFGRSAGPMAFASTTVYRDGVLLVPYGGVIAGYAADPDGWPESVSGLGDDLARWWIDDEGVDVAPPGGFGADATLSGTPVVADGTVVSLHPQGTVSAVTPDDGSECWRYALAAANPDDEYSLVPIDHVVDTTTGTVVVKGRVLGGPVLVGLDLVDGTRQWTVGEGRTLEWRVEAGNSMTARGGTVYTVGWTESDSGRAVRIRELDAASGDRGWTRPLDRGAHVGLAVDETTIYHVGTIEADEGSDPIGVAAVDREDGAVRWTETLDDVPGSTLTEGDPPPTVAGDLLLVPGSAGLHALATADGERLWTFTETVGTSGGGEIERAALTPAIVAGDRIVIGTTLMLYGLGDDGD